Proteins encoded by one window of Candidatus Omnitrophota bacterium:
- a CDS encoding methionine biosynthesis protein MetW, with translation TDAKTVERMIVLADIQPGELAVDLGCGDGRLLQAAAKAGADTMGYELSLILYLLARWRGVNVRYRNLWKADVSQADVVFCYLVPRAAARFEREIWPRLKPSCRIVVNAFPLPNLKPIAADGTVYRYDKI, from the coding sequence CAACGGATGCGAAGACGGTGGAGCGCATGATCGTCCTCGCGGATATCCAGCCGGGAGAATTGGCGGTGGATTTAGGCTGCGGCGACGGCAGGCTGCTGCAAGCGGCGGCCAAGGCGGGCGCCGATACGATGGGCTACGAATTATCGCTCATTCTCTACCTTCTGGCCCGCTGGCGCGGCGTCAATGTCCGCTATCGAAATCTGTGGAAAGCGGACGTCAGCCAGGCGGATGTTGTTTTCTGCTACCTGGTTCCCCGTGCCGCCGCCCGTTTCGAAAGAGAAATCTGGCCGCGCCTCAAACCCAGCTGCCGCATCGTCGTCAACGCCTTCCCTCTTCCCAACCTGAAACCTATCGCCGCCGATGGGACAGTCTATCGTTACGATA